From the Lampris incognitus isolate fLamInc1 chromosome 10, fLamInc1.hap2, whole genome shotgun sequence genome, one window contains:
- the slc25a10a gene encoding mitochondrial dicarboxylate carrier gives MQEKRVSRWYFGGLSSSAAACLTHPLDLIKVHLQTQHEVRMTMRGMAVSVVRREGYLALYSGLSASLCRQMTYSLSRFAIYETLRDMWSSRNKGPMPFYQKVLLGALGGFAGGLIGTPADMVNVRMQNDVKLPAELRRNYAHALDGLYRVWKEEGMKKLFSGATMASTRGALVTVGQLACYDQSKQLVLATGYLTDNILTHFLASVFAGGCATVLCQPLDVVKTRLMNSKEEYGGVFHCLRETAKLGPKAFYKGLVPAAIRLIPHTVLTFIFLEQLKKHFGALVVT, from the exons ATGCAGGAGAAACGCGTTTCACGCTGGTATTTTGGTGGCCTGTCGTCCAGCGCAGCAGCCTGTTTAACACACCCACTGGATTTGATCAAG GTGCACTTGCAGACTCAGCATGAGGTGAGGATGACGATGAGGGGCATGGCAGTCAGCGTGGTGAGGAGGGAGGGCTATCTGGCTCTCTACAGTGGTCTCAGTGCCTCCCTCTGTCGGCAG ATGACATATTCCCTGTCCCGGTTTGCTATATATGAGACGCTGAGGGACATGTGGAGCAGCAGAAACAAGGGTCCCATGCCATTTTATCAGAAGGTCCTACTGGGTGCCCTCGGAG GGTTTGCAGGTGGTCTTATCGGAACCCCAGCTGATATGGTGAACGTCAG AATGCAGAACGACGTCAAATTGCCAGCAGAGCTCAGGAGAAA TTACGCCCATGCGCTGGATGGACTGTATCGTGTATGGAAGGAAG AGGGAATGAAGAAGCTGTTCTCTGGTGCCACAATGGCTTCCACGAGAGGAGCACTGGTCACCGTTGGACAG CTGGCGTGTTACGACCAGTCGAAGCAGCTGGTTCTTGCTACCGGTTACCTGACTGACAACATCCTCACCCACTTCCTGGCCAGCGTCTTTGCA GGGGGTTGTGCCACAGTCCTCTGCCAACCGTTGGACGTTGTTAAAACGAGATTAATGAACTCAAAGGAGGAATATGGG GGTGTGTTTCACTGCCTGAGAGAGACAGCCAAGCTGGGCCCTAAGGCTTTCTACAAG GGTCTTGTTCCAGCTGCTATCCGCCTCATCCCGCACACAGTTCTCACCTTCATATTCCTGGAACAGCTGAAGAAGCACTTTGGAGCCTTGGTGGTAACCTGA